One stretch of Tenacibaculum sp. MAR_2010_89 DNA includes these proteins:
- the hutH gene encoding histidine ammonia-lyase, translated as MFKYGIDQLTVNKVIAIAEGTLKAGITAEAKSKVDVCRKKVDTMANSDAAIYGINTGFGPLCDVQITPQETSKLQENLLITHAVGVGNPIDKKLSKIMMICKVQALCQGFSGVRIEMIERIVYFIENDLLPVVPEQGSVGASGDLAPLSHLFLPLLGEGEFWVEDTIQPAKGVLAKNNLEPLVLEAKEGLGLINGTQFILAHAILGLKKMEYLLDLADVAGAMSLEGYSGNVSPFKEELHQIRPFKGNLKVAERMRMLLKDSQNVEDTSFPRVQDPYSIRCMPQVHGASRNAYFHLNDLAEIEMNSVTDNPIVLSETEAISGGNFHGQPLAMALDYASIAASELGNIADRRCYLLLEGKYGLPRLLTEAGGLNSGFMIPQYTTAALVTENKSLCFPPSADSVPTSLGQEDHVSMGSISGRKFNQILGNIDKIFAIEFMYAAQAMDFRRPNTFSPIIEDNFKLIRSEVAKLEDDRVLKDDINALINMVKNQKFKVA; from the coding sequence ATGTTTAAATACGGAATAGATCAGTTAACGGTAAATAAAGTAATTGCAATTGCCGAAGGAACTTTAAAAGCAGGTATAACAGCAGAAGCTAAGAGCAAAGTAGATGTATGTAGGAAGAAGGTAGATACAATGGCAAATTCTGATGCAGCTATCTATGGTATAAATACAGGTTTTGGACCATTGTGTGATGTGCAAATTACACCTCAAGAAACGAGTAAGTTACAAGAAAATTTACTAATTACACATGCTGTTGGAGTAGGGAATCCAATTGATAAAAAGCTATCTAAGATAATGATGATTTGTAAAGTACAAGCATTATGTCAAGGATTCTCTGGAGTACGTATAGAAATGATTGAACGTATCGTTTATTTTATTGAAAATGATTTATTACCAGTTGTTCCTGAGCAAGGTTCAGTTGGAGCTTCAGGAGATTTAGCGCCATTATCACATCTTTTTTTACCACTATTAGGTGAAGGTGAATTTTGGGTTGAAGATACAATACAACCAGCTAAAGGAGTATTAGCTAAAAATAATTTGGAGCCTTTAGTATTAGAAGCTAAAGAAGGTTTAGGTTTAATAAATGGAACACAATTTATTTTAGCACACGCTATTTTAGGTTTAAAAAAGATGGAATACCTTTTAGATTTAGCTGATGTAGCTGGAGCTATGAGTTTAGAAGGATATTCAGGTAATGTATCACCATTTAAAGAAGAGTTACATCAAATTCGACCATTTAAAGGGAATTTAAAAGTTGCTGAACGTATGCGAATGTTATTAAAAGATTCTCAAAACGTAGAAGATACAAGTTTTCCTAGAGTACAAGACCCATATTCAATCCGTTGTATGCCTCAGGTTCATGGAGCTTCTAGAAATGCATATTTTCATTTAAATGATTTGGCAGAAATAGAGATGAATTCGGTTACAGATAACCCTATAGTTTTAAGTGAAACGGAGGCGATATCTGGAGGGAATTTTCATGGGCAACCTTTAGCAATGGCATTAGATTATGCTTCAATTGCAGCATCTGAATTAGGAAATATAGCAGATAGACGATGTTATCTACTTTTAGAAGGAAAGTATGGATTACCAAGATTACTTACCGAAGCCGGTGGTTTAAATTCAGGTTTTATGATTCCTCAATATACTACAGCAGCTTTAGTAACTGAAAATAAATCATTGTGTTTTCCTCCATCAGCTGATAGTGTTCCAACCTCATTAGGACAAGAAGATCATGTTTCTATGGGGAGTATTTCTGGACGTAAATTCAATCAAATTCTAGGAAACATTGATAAAATATTTGCAATTGAGTTTATGTATGCTGCACAAGCTATGGACTTTAGAAGGCCAAATACATTTTCACCTATCATAGAAGATAATTTTAAGTTAATTAGAAGTGAAGTAGCAAAGTTAGAAGATGATAGAGTATTGAAAGATGATATTAATGCATTAATAAATATGGTTAAAAATCAAAAGTTTAAAGTAGCTTAA
- a CDS encoding DUF5686 family protein, with the protein MKGILTIVFVLLCSTLWSQTKVSGVVLDENKEPLPYVNVFFKGSTTGTTTNEEGEFYIQSSKNFSIISIVFLGFESQEILLKSKINKIKVVLKEDSTTLDEVIIVKQPKKRLKKQKNPAFRILKEIWRRKKKNGLSLVKAYQYNQYSSRELGFGNMDSLFMRKVLRNKFNKMKNYVQKNYENNTYYIPVELIEKSEKVYGNNSLGKIRRDIEGERKIGIHQLGKYVDRATTIFKEIDVYNDDIYILDKTFVSPISTSGFGSYDYVLSDSSIVSNRKKYTIHFFPRQKGDLVFKGHLKVADKSFALTSIEMEILKNVNLNFVRDLSIRKTFLLKNDSIYLPKTNTYKGEFTFLTKNKKEKGIYLVKNEKFSKYVFDHEKSTDFYDVKIVQKRANQYKKEASYWKRKQDEKINKTFQLVNKIKTSGKIKKITGTIYTISDGYFTPITGIQLGNLFTTTAKNDIEGVRLRLGFRTFKTNNDCFRILGHGAYGFKDKKIKFGLEARYLLSSQPRITVGAAYIDDVEQMGFTKFNERNLIPQPDKGPKAIFVRGDNYFLAKVKKKMFRFDVEIVNNFNMGIKFAHEKIISAAPDRFSMAFFNQKNNKTINVTNDVYSDFYINYQPGRVTEGFGVDRQLGTKLHPKLLINYKKAYKGIFGGNVDYEKLSILYNHPLPIGKFGVFDPTLIVAKTFGKTPLSVLTAVPSNQTYFLTPNTFALLDYYDFVADSSVEGHFEQHFNGLLMNRIPLIKKLGLRSLLTFRTVYGSISKRNKKINRSSIKYVAPNRKPYFEYGFGIENIGYGNLRPLRVDFIWRGDFKNVNGPESPKFGIRVGFKTSF; encoded by the coding sequence GTGAAGGGAATATTAACAATAGTATTTGTTCTATTATGTTCAACATTATGGAGCCAAACAAAAGTTAGTGGAGTAGTTTTAGATGAAAATAAAGAGCCTTTACCTTATGTGAATGTTTTTTTTAAAGGATCTACAACTGGTACAACCACGAATGAAGAGGGAGAGTTTTATATACAAAGTTCAAAGAATTTTTCAATAATTTCAATTGTTTTTTTAGGGTTTGAATCACAAGAAATATTATTAAAAAGTAAGATTAATAAAATCAAAGTAGTTTTAAAAGAAGATAGTACTACGTTAGATGAGGTTATTATTGTAAAACAACCTAAAAAAAGACTGAAAAAACAAAAGAACCCAGCTTTTCGTATTTTAAAAGAGATTTGGAGAAGAAAGAAAAAAAACGGACTTTCTTTAGTGAAAGCCTATCAGTATAACCAATACAGTTCAAGAGAATTAGGTTTTGGAAATATGGATAGTTTATTTATGCGTAAAGTTTTACGTAATAAATTTAATAAAATGAAAAACTATGTTCAAAAGAATTATGAAAATAACACCTATTATATTCCAGTAGAGTTAATTGAAAAAAGTGAAAAAGTTTATGGGAATAATTCACTGGGTAAAATACGGAGAGATATTGAAGGAGAACGTAAAATAGGAATCCATCAATTAGGAAAGTATGTAGATAGAGCAACTACTATTTTTAAAGAAATAGATGTGTATAATGACGATATTTATATTTTAGATAAAACATTTGTTAGTCCAATTTCTACATCAGGTTTTGGAAGTTATGATTATGTTTTGTCAGATAGCTCAATAGTAAGTAATAGAAAAAAATATACAATCCATTTTTTTCCTCGACAAAAAGGAGATTTAGTTTTTAAAGGTCACTTAAAAGTAGCCGATAAAAGTTTTGCTCTTACTTCAATTGAAATGGAAATATTAAAAAATGTTAACTTAAATTTCGTTAGAGATTTATCTATTAGAAAAACATTCCTTTTAAAAAATGACAGTATTTACTTACCAAAAACAAACACCTACAAAGGAGAATTTACTTTTTTAACAAAGAACAAAAAAGAAAAGGGAATATATTTAGTGAAGAACGAAAAGTTTTCAAAATATGTTTTTGATCACGAAAAATCAACTGATTTTTATGATGTTAAAATAGTTCAAAAAAGAGCGAATCAATATAAAAAAGAAGCTAGTTATTGGAAAAGAAAACAAGATGAAAAAATTAATAAAACATTTCAACTTGTAAATAAAATAAAGACAAGTGGTAAAATAAAAAAAATTACAGGAACCATTTATACAATATCAGATGGGTATTTTACACCAATTACAGGAATACAATTAGGTAACTTATTCACAACAACAGCAAAAAATGATATTGAAGGTGTACGTTTACGTTTAGGTTTTAGAACTTTTAAAACAAACAATGATTGTTTTAGAATTTTAGGGCATGGGGCTTATGGTTTTAAAGATAAAAAAATAAAGTTTGGTTTAGAAGCAAGGTATTTACTTTCGTCTCAGCCTAGAATTACTGTTGGAGCTGCTTACATAGATGATGTTGAGCAAATGGGTTTTACAAAGTTTAATGAAAGAAACTTAATACCTCAACCAGATAAAGGACCAAAAGCAATTTTTGTAAGAGGTGATAATTATTTTTTAGCAAAAGTTAAAAAGAAAATGTTTCGATTTGATGTAGAAATAGTAAACAACTTTAACATGGGAATTAAGTTTGCTCATGAAAAAATTATTTCAGCTGCCCCTGATCGTTTCTCAATGGCATTTTTTAATCAAAAAAATAACAAAACAATAAACGTAACTAATGATGTTTATTCTGATTTTTACATAAATTATCAACCAGGTAGAGTAACAGAAGGGTTTGGGGTAGATAGACAGCTAGGAACAAAGTTACACCCTAAGTTGTTAATAAATTATAAGAAAGCTTATAAAGGAATTTTTGGAGGGAATGTAGATTATGAAAAATTATCAATATTATATAACCATCCATTGCCTATAGGTAAGTTTGGAGTATTTGACCCAACATTAATTGTAGCTAAAACTTTTGGTAAAACACCACTTTCTGTATTAACAGCAGTACCATCAAATCAAACGTACTTTTTAACACCTAATACTTTTGCTTTACTAGATTATTATGATTTTGTTGCTGATAGTTCAGTTGAAGGTCATTTTGAACAACATTTTAATGGTTTATTGATGAATCGAATTCCACTAATTAAAAAATTAGGGTTGCGTAGTCTGCTTACTTTTAGAACTGTGTATGGCAGTATTTCAAAAAGAAATAAAAAAATAAATAGATCGTCAATTAAATATGTAGCACCAAACAGAAAACCATATTTTGAATACGGCTTTGGTATTGAGAATATTGGGTATGGTAATTTAAGGCCATTACGAGTAGATTTTATTTGGAGAGGAGATTTTAAAAATGTGAATGGTCCAGAGAGTCCAAAATTTGGAATAAGAGTAGGGTTTAAAACTTCATTTTAG
- a CDS encoding methylmalonyl-CoA mutase family protein: protein MMQKKLYSGFDLSHAMTSVSMTINGPAPMLLGFFMNAAIDQNCEKYIKENKLEKQVETKFKEIYDSKGLDRPKYQGELPEGNDGLGLLLLGLTGDMVLPADVYADIKTTTLAQVRGTVQADILKEDQAQNTCIFSTEFALRLMGDVQEYFINKQVRNFYSVSISGYHIAEAGANPITQLALTLANGFTYVEYYLSRGMDINKFGPNLSFFFSNGIDPEYSVIGRVARKIWAKALKNKYNANPRAQMLKYHIQTSGRSLHAQEIDFNDIRTTLQALYAIYDNCNSLHTNAYDEAITTPTEESVRRAMAIQLIINKELGLAKNENPIQGSFIIEELTDLVEAAVLEEFDRITERGGVLGAMETMYQRSKIQEESLYYETLKHTGEFPIIGVNTFLSSKGSPTVQPAEVIRATEEEKQFQIQTKELLNKANDGKVQEQLAILQEAAIQNENLFDKLMEATKYCSLGQITQALFKVGGQYRRNM, encoded by the coding sequence ATGATGCAAAAAAAACTATACTCAGGTTTCGATTTAAGTCATGCTATGACCTCAGTTTCTATGACTATTAATGGTCCAGCACCAATGTTATTAGGATTCTTTATGAATGCTGCTATCGATCAGAATTGTGAGAAGTACATCAAAGAGAACAAACTAGAAAAACAAGTTGAAACTAAATTTAAAGAAATTTATGATTCTAAAGGATTGGATAGACCTAAATATCAAGGTGAACTACCTGAAGGAAATGATGGTTTAGGTTTACTTTTATTAGGTTTAACAGGTGATATGGTTTTACCTGCCGATGTTTATGCTGATATTAAAACTACTACATTAGCACAAGTTCGTGGTACAGTACAAGCAGATATTTTAAAAGAAGATCAGGCTCAAAACACATGCATTTTTTCTACAGAATTTGCTTTACGTTTAATGGGAGATGTTCAAGAATATTTTATAAACAAACAAGTTCGTAATTTTTATTCTGTTTCTATTTCTGGGTACCATATTGCAGAAGCTGGTGCTAATCCAATCACTCAATTAGCGCTAACCTTAGCCAATGGATTTACCTATGTTGAATACTATTTATCTAGAGGAATGGATATTAATAAATTTGGACCAAATTTATCATTCTTTTTCTCTAATGGAATTGATCCTGAATATTCTGTAATAGGTCGTGTGGCTCGTAAAATATGGGCTAAAGCATTAAAAAACAAATACAATGCTAACCCAAGAGCACAAATGTTAAAGTACCATATTCAAACTTCTGGTCGTTCTTTACACGCTCAAGAAATTGATTTTAATGATATTCGTACTACATTACAAGCTTTATATGCTATATATGATAATTGTAATTCATTACATACCAATGCATATGATGAAGCAATTACAACGCCTACTGAAGAATCAGTACGTAGAGCAATGGCAATTCAATTAATTATTAATAAAGAATTAGGGTTAGCTAAAAATGAAAATCCTATACAAGGATCATTCATTATTGAAGAATTGACTGACTTGGTTGAAGCTGCAGTTTTAGAAGAATTTGATAGAATCACTGAACGTGGTGGAGTTTTAGGCGCAATGGAAACTATGTATCAACGTTCAAAAATACAAGAAGAAAGCTTGTATTATGAAACTTTAAAACATACTGGTGAGTTCCCTATTATTGGTGTAAATACATTTTTAAGTTCTAAGGGATCTCCAACCGTACAACCAGCAGAAGTTATTCGTGCAACGGAAGAAGAAAAGCAATTCCAAATTCAAACAAAAGAGCTACTTAACAAAGCTAATGACGGAAAAGTTCAAGAACAGTTAGCTATTTTACAAGAAGCAGCTATTCAAAACGAAAATTTATTTGACAAATTAATGGAAGCTACTAAGTATTGTTCATTAGGACAAATTACTCAAGCTTTATTTAAAGTTGGAGGGCAATATAGACGTAATATGTAA
- a CDS encoding methylmalonyl-CoA mutase family protein, protein MEQITPYKPIHKVRIVTAASLFDGHDAAINIMRRIIQSTGVEVIHLGHDRSVEEVVNCAIQEDANAIAMTSYQGGHNEYFKYMYDLLQEKGATHIKIFGGGGGVILPEEIKELMDYGITRIYSPDDGRELGLQGMINDLVKTSDFAIGDVLNGEVKKLASKEIGSIARVISSAENFPEVAKETLDTIHEKNKNSKTPVLGITGTGGAGKSSLVDELVRRFLIDFPEKTIGLISVDPSKRKTGGALLGDRIRMNAINNDRVYMRSLATRQSNLALSKYVNEAVEVLKAAEFDLIILETSGIGQSDTEIIEHSDTSLYVMTPEFGAATQLEKIDMLDFADLVAINKFDKRGALDAIRDVKKQYMRNNNLWDVHMDDMPVFGTIASQFNDPGMNTLYKRIMDKLVEKTGADLKSNMEITKEMSEKIFVIPPSRVRYLSEISENNRAYDKKVDSQVIVAQKLYGIHQTIESIVNSDVKIIKTGLNEDEILQETQNDEQDFIKLLIAQFDKVKLNLDPHNWEVILNWQEKVQKYKNPIYTFKVRDKEIKIATHTESLSHSQIPKVALPKYQAWGDLLRWNLQENVPGEFPYASGLYPFKRTGEDPTRMFAGEGGPERTNRRFHYVSLGMPAKRLSTAFDSVTLYGNDPGHRPDIYGKIGNAGVSICCLDDAKKTILRFRFKSCYDLSFYDY, encoded by the coding sequence ATGGAACAAATAACTCCTTATAAACCTATACATAAAGTACGAATTGTAACTGCTGCCTCTCTTTTTGATGGGCACGATGCTGCTATTAATATCATGAGAAGAATTATACAATCAACTGGTGTTGAAGTAATTCACTTAGGGCATGATAGAAGCGTTGAAGAAGTAGTGAACTGTGCTATTCAAGAAGATGCAAATGCTATAGCAATGACATCATACCAAGGTGGTCACAATGAGTATTTTAAGTATATGTATGATTTGCTTCAAGAAAAAGGAGCTACTCACATCAAAATTTTTGGTGGAGGTGGTGGAGTTATTCTTCCTGAAGAGATTAAAGAATTGATGGATTATGGAATAACTCGTATTTATTCTCCTGATGATGGAAGAGAATTAGGTTTACAAGGCATGATTAATGATTTAGTAAAAACTTCTGATTTTGCTATTGGTGATGTTTTAAATGGAGAGGTTAAAAAATTAGCTTCTAAAGAAATTGGTAGCATAGCTCGTGTAATATCTTCTGCTGAGAATTTCCCTGAAGTAGCTAAAGAAACTTTAGATACCATTCATGAAAAAAACAAAAATTCTAAAACACCTGTTTTAGGGATAACTGGAACTGGTGGTGCTGGAAAATCTTCATTAGTAGATGAGTTAGTTCGTCGTTTTTTAATTGATTTTCCTGAAAAAACAATAGGATTAATTTCTGTAGATCCTTCTAAACGTAAAACTGGTGGAGCTTTATTAGGAGACCGTATTCGTATGAATGCTATTAATAATGACCGTGTTTACATGCGATCATTAGCTACTCGTCAATCTAATTTAGCCTTATCAAAATATGTAAATGAAGCAGTTGAAGTTTTAAAAGCTGCTGAATTTGATTTAATCATCTTAGAAACTTCTGGAATTGGGCAATCTGATACGGAAATTATTGAACATTCAGATACTTCTTTATATGTAATGACTCCTGAATTTGGGGCTGCTACTCAATTAGAAAAAATTGACATGCTTGATTTTGCTGATTTGGTTGCAATCAATAAATTTGATAAACGTGGTGCCTTAGACGCTATACGTGATGTAAAAAAACAATACATGCGTAATAATAATTTATGGGATGTTCATATGGATGACATGCCTGTTTTTGGTACTATTGCCTCTCAATTTAATGATCCTGGAATGAATACGCTATACAAACGTATTATGGATAAATTAGTTGAAAAAACTGGAGCAGATTTAAAGTCTAATATGGAAATTACCAAAGAAATGTCTGAAAAGATATTTGTAATTCCACCAAGTAGAGTTCGTTATTTATCTGAAATATCTGAAAACAATAGAGCATATGATAAAAAAGTTGACAGTCAAGTAATTGTTGCTCAAAAATTATATGGTATTCATCAAACTATAGAATCAATAGTTAATTCGGATGTTAAAATTATTAAAACAGGATTAAATGAAGATGAAATTTTACAAGAAACTCAAAACGATGAACAAGATTTCATTAAGCTTTTAATAGCTCAATTTGATAAGGTAAAACTAAATCTTGACCCTCATAATTGGGAAGTCATTTTAAACTGGCAAGAAAAAGTACAGAAGTATAAAAACCCTATTTACACGTTTAAAGTACGTGATAAAGAAATTAAAATAGCAACACACACTGAGTCTCTTTCTCATTCTCAAATACCAAAAGTAGCACTTCCAAAATACCAAGCTTGGGGAGATTTATTACGTTGGAATTTACAAGAAAATGTTCCTGGAGAATTCCCTTATGCATCTGGTTTATATCCTTTTAAACGTACAGGTGAAGATCCTACAAGAATGTTTGCTGGTGAAGGTGGCCCGGAACGAACAAATAGACGTTTTCATTATGTAAGTTTAGGTATGCCTGCAAAACGTTTATCTACTGCTTTTGATTCTGTTACTTTATATGGTAATGACCCTGGTCACAGACCTGATATTTATGGTAAAATTGGTAATGCAGGAGTTTCAATTTGCTGCTTAGATGATGCAAAAAAAACTATACTCAGGTTTCGATTTAAGTCATGCTATGACCTCAGTTTCTATGACTATTAA
- a CDS encoding AraC family transcriptional regulator, whose translation MGILEQLTIFVSLLAAFAGVMIGFLFLTLKIKNQARNIFLILFLWSLSIDIFNDFLKDKELFNLFSHLSIKLNTYLFIIPSLFLYLVTISKDKKALWWLLLYVPGIFLNLFSYKDSELEEVLYELVYLLINIPLLIISFYKLRKFKERLESYYSYVENKTLSWIKVIMITIVCLHVFMFVCGMLFINEENQFLENSIDFIVTGVTFFIVYWVGYNGFQQIAHVEEVSEIEIPTEIIKGNIKIDESLEDLKYVELCNEIQKEKYFTNPNLTIKLLSELLALKERELSSLINLCAKKNFHHFINQFRITEFKKLINSEKAKQYSILGLAKEAGFSSKSTFYKAFKDSECVTPSEYKNKLKSVADLN comes from the coding sequence ATGGGAATTTTAGAACAGCTAACAATATTTGTAAGTTTATTAGCCGCATTTGCAGGAGTTATGATTGGTTTTTTGTTTTTAACATTAAAAATAAAAAATCAAGCCAGGAATATTTTTTTAATTCTTTTTTTGTGGAGTTTAAGCATTGATATATTTAATGACTTTTTAAAAGATAAAGAGCTGTTCAATTTATTTAGTCATTTATCTATAAAACTAAATACATATCTATTCATAATTCCATCGTTATTTCTTTATTTGGTTACAATAAGTAAAGATAAAAAGGCTTTATGGTGGTTGCTTTTGTATGTTCCTGGAATATTTTTAAATCTTTTCTCATATAAAGATTCTGAATTAGAAGAGGTTTTATATGAGTTAGTATACTTACTAATAAACATACCTTTACTAATTATTAGTTTTTATAAATTAAGAAAGTTTAAAGAACGGTTAGAGAGTTACTATTCTTATGTAGAAAATAAAACACTTTCATGGATTAAAGTGATAATGATTACAATTGTATGCCTGCATGTATTTATGTTTGTTTGTGGCATGTTATTTATTAATGAAGAGAATCAGTTTTTAGAAAATAGTATAGATTTTATAGTAACTGGAGTTACTTTTTTTATTGTATACTGGGTTGGTTATAATGGTTTTCAACAAATAGCACATGTAGAAGAAGTTTCAGAAATCGAAATTCCAACAGAAATTATTAAAGGAAATATTAAAATTGATGAAAGTTTAGAAGATTTAAAGTATGTAGAACTTTGTAATGAAATACAAAAAGAAAAGTATTTTACGAATCCTAATTTGACCATAAAATTATTATCTGAGTTGTTAGCTTTAAAGGAAAGAGAGTTGTCTAGTTTAATAAATTTATGTGCAAAAAAGAATTTTCATCATTTTATAAACCAGTTTCGTATTACAGAATTTAAAAAATTGATTAATTCTGAAAAAGCAAAGCAATATTCTATACTAGGATTAGCTAAAGAAGCAGGGTTTTCTTCTAAATCAACTTTTTATAAAGCGTTTAAAGATTCAGAATGTGTTACTCCAAGTGAATATAAAAACAAATTAAAATCGGTTGCGGATTTAAATTAA
- a CDS encoding sterol desaturase family protein codes for MSILNENPLVLQLIAYALIIFFFWGLELILFSEKVKKKALHSLLNAKFIIFVLPVQLALSTIVFIVANWTQDKQWGLVYQLPLNEFSIAHFLVAFICIDFFDYWYHVMMHRVPFFWRFHQVHHSDMDVDISTTVREHPGETTVRVSFLIGIVFILGVPVQFLLIKQFIQSFINLTSHSKAKLPDRYNAIISLIFVTPNTHHIHHHYVLPQTDSNYGDIFSIWDRVFSTFSKMKQSEIVHGIDTNMNVEENKDFKNLITRPFDGNRVHSTNPIYKKNKLKTVK; via the coding sequence ATGTCAATACTTAATGAAAACCCTTTGGTTTTACAGTTAATCGCCTATGCCTTAATTATTTTTTTCTTTTGGGGCTTAGAGCTGATTTTATTTTCTGAAAAAGTAAAAAAGAAAGCCTTGCATTCTTTGTTAAATGCAAAGTTTATAATTTTTGTGCTACCAGTTCAATTAGCACTTTCTACTATTGTTTTTATTGTTGCAAATTGGACACAAGATAAACAATGGGGGCTTGTTTATCAGTTACCATTAAATGAGTTCTCTATAGCTCATTTTTTGGTGGCTTTTATTTGTATAGATTTTTTTGACTATTGGTATCATGTAATGATGCATAGAGTTCCTTTTTTTTGGAGATTCCATCAAGTACATCATAGCGACATGGATGTAGATATTTCAACAACAGTAAGAGAACACCCAGGTGAAACAACAGTAAGAGTAAGTTTTTTAATAGGTATAGTTTTCATTTTAGGAGTACCAGTACAGTTCTTGTTAATTAAACAGTTTATTCAAAGTTTTATTAATTTAACATCACACTCAAAGGCTAAATTACCAGATCGTTATAATGCGATAATATCATTAATTTTTGTAACCCCAAATACTCATCATATACACCATCATTATGTATTACCACAAACTGATAGTAATTATGGAGACATTTTTTCAATCTGGGATCGTGTTTTTTCTACATTTAGTAAAATGAAACAATCAGAAATTGTTCATGGCATAGATACCAATATGAATGTGGAAGAAAATAAAGATTTCAAAAACTTAATAACTCGTCCATTTGATGGAAACAGGGTTCATTCAACAAATCCTATTTACAAAAAAAACAAATTAAAAACCGTAAAGTAG
- a CDS encoding LysR family transcriptional regulator: protein MSYQIELRHFRYFLAVAEDLHFRKAAERLFISQPGLSRQIKQMEEDLDIQLFVRHNRKVQLTPVGMYLKTELTRNLKNLDYILNYAKLLQEGKHGQLKFGYVGSAMQEIIPNLLIRFKKEHPNVQFGLKEMDNDKQIDSLLSQDIDVGFVRLDRVPRGLVIKPILKESFCLVLPKNHPINSDTFKNLNQLKDESFILFDPSYSPSYYEKVMQIFDDSDFTPIISHNTIHAASIYKLVENNFGLSIVPKSLQHGYAMGVKFIELTNISQRTTLSIIWNKNNRNPIVTSFLEKTTS from the coding sequence ATGAGTTATCAAATAGAATTAAGACATTTTCGTTACTTCTTAGCTGTAGCTGAAGATTTACACTTTAGGAAAGCTGCCGAACGCCTTTTTATATCTCAACCAGGATTAAGCAGACAAATTAAACAAATGGAAGAAGATTTAGACATACAACTGTTTGTTAGGCACAATAGAAAAGTACAATTAACCCCTGTTGGTATGTATTTAAAAACTGAATTAACTAGGAACCTAAAAAACCTTGATTATATTTTAAACTATGCTAAGCTATTACAAGAAGGTAAACATGGACAATTAAAATTTGGATATGTAGGTTCGGCTATGCAAGAGATTATTCCTAATTTGTTAATTCGCTTTAAAAAAGAACATCCTAATGTTCAATTTGGACTAAAAGAAATGGATAATGATAAACAAATTGATAGCTTATTATCTCAAGATATTGATGTTGGTTTTGTAAGATTAGATCGTGTACCTAGAGGCTTAGTTATTAAACCTATTTTAAAAGAATCTTTCTGCTTAGTATTACCTAAAAACCATCCAATTAATTCAGATACTTTTAAAAATTTAAACCAATTAAAAGACGAATCTTTTATATTATTTGATCCCTCTTATAGCCCCTCTTATTATGAAAAGGTAATGCAAATTTTTGATGATAGTGATTTCACTCCAATTATTTCTCATAATACCATACATGCTGCCTCAATATATAAATTAGTTGAAAATAATTTTGGCTTATCTATTGTTCCTAAATCTCTTCAACATGGATATGCTATGGGTGTAAAATTTATTGAACTTACCAATATTTCACAACGCACTACTTTATCTATTATATGGAATAAAAATAACAGAAATCCTATAGTAACTTCATTTCTTGAAAAAACAACTTCATAG